The genomic region TCTGCCGAATACTACCTGATGACTGCCCAGCATTTTGACGCTGCGGCAACCTTCAACAAGCCTGTAGACTTGCAAGCCCTTCGTGCGAAGGTCGAAGAAATCATCAAGAGCCATTCGTAAGTAGGTCGCGATGAATATCCTGATCGCGGACTTGGATCAGAAATTTATCGACGATATCCAGCACTCTTGGTCGGTTGCGGGGACAACCTTGTTCACCTGTACCCGCGAGAGTGACTTAATGCCCATCGTCAAGAAGGATTCGATAGACCTGGCGTTTATCGAAGTTCCCTTTTTAATGCAGGACAACATGGACATGGTGAGCTTCTTGAAGGAGCGTCACCCGGGCATTGAAATCTTCGTGCTTTGCGACGACCGCAACTGGCAGGGCGCTGCCGCTGCCATTACCCGCGGTGCAAACACGTTCCTGAAAAAGCCCATTTCTATATCTCAGTTGGAATCGACGGCCCAGAAGGTTCGTGCCCAGCAACTGAACAAGTCCAACAACCAGCTCATGGAATCCCAGGTGCTGGACGGCCTCTTGGGGAACACCCCCGAGATGCGCAAGATTTTAAAGACTGTCTACAAGGTGGCTCCCACCAACAGTACGGTGCTCATTACCGGCGAATCCGGTTCGGGCAAGGAATTTTTGGCCAATGTGATTCACCGCTACAGCAAGCGTGCCGCCGAACCGTTCGTGGCGGTAAACTGTGGCGCTATTCCCGAAAACTTGGTGGAAAGCGAACTCTTCGGTAGCAAGAAGGGTTCTTATACCGGTTCTACCGCCGACAAGAAGGGCTTGTTTGAATCCGCCAATGGCGGTACGCTCTTCTTGGACGAAGTCGGCGAATTGTCTGCAGCAACCCAGGTCAAACTTTTACGTTTTTTGCAAAGTCACGAAATTCGCCGTGTGGGCGATACCCAACCGCAGTACTTGGACGTGCGTGTGTTGGCTGCAACAAACCGTGACTTGCAAGAGGCTATGCAAGAAGGCCGTTTCCGCGAAGACTTGTATTATCGCCTAAACACCTTCCATTTGCTTTTGCCGCCGCTCCGCGAACGCAAGCCTGCGCTCCCGAACTTGATCAAGTATTTCATTTTGAAAAACAAGGATGCCCAGGGCAAGGAAATTGTCGACCTTGAACCGGCGGCTTTGTACGCGTTGACTAAGTATTCGTATCCGGGCAACATTCGTGAACTCGAAAACATTATCGAGCACGCTACTGTGTTAGCTGAAGGCGGCGTGATCCGCCTGGAAGACTTGCCCGAAGAGGTGCAAGCCTATGCCTGCGAACAGACGATGGCGATTCCGCATATTAAGGGCGACCACAATGCAGAGCCCCAGGTAATTGAAGCGGAGTCGGTGGAAGTACCGGGAATCTCCTTTGAAAGCGGCAAGTCCGAAAAGAAGGCCGCTGCTGAAAGCGAAGCGGATGGCGAACTCTTGTCGCTCGAAGAAATGGAACGCAGGCACATCCTGCGTGCCTTGAGCGTGTGCAACGGCAACCGTACCGAAGTCTGCAAGCGTCTGGGAATCAGCCGCGCTACCTTGTGGCGTAAACTGAAAGAACTTAAGATTACTATGGATGGCGACGATGCCTGATTTTGAAAATCAACATAATTCATACGAAGGCCGTCAGGTTCCCATGGACCTGGATGCTGAACGTTGCCTGCTTGGAAGTATTTTGCGCGATCCGGACGTGATGGGTAATGCCATCATGATCATTAAGGACGAAAGCTTTTTCTACTTGGAAAAGCATCAGCTGATTTGGACTGCCCTTTGCACGCTTAACCGCAATGTGACACCGATTGACTTGGTGACTCTCGCTGCCGAACTTGAAACCATGGACAAGCTCAAGTTGGTGGGTGGTCGCGAATACCTGTTCGAACTCATGGAATCGGTGGCCTCGTCGGCCAATGCGGATTGGCATATCGAACTTCTGCGCAAGAAGGCGACGCTCCGCAAGCTGATCAAGTCTTCGTCTGCGGTCATCAAGAATGCGATGGATCCGGCGGCAGTTCCCGACGAGGTGCTGCAAGATGCCGAACGCGATATCTTTGCGATTGCTGACGACCAGATTCGCGATTCGTTGAAGCCGATTCAGAATTTCGTGACGCCGCTCTTGGAACGCCTGAACAACCGCAAGGACGGTATCACTGGCATTCGTACGGGCATTACTGAACTTGACGAACTCACGAACGGACTCCAGAAGTCCGACTTGATTATTCTCGCGGCACGTCCTGGTGTGGGTAAGACTTCTTTCGCACTTACGATTGCGGCGAATGCGGCAATCAATTTTCATCAGAATGTGGCCTTCTTCAGCTTGGAAATGGACGGTGTCCAGCTGGCTCAGCGTTTACTTTGTTCGCAAGCGCAGATTGACCAGAGCAAGCTCCGTAACGGCTATCTCAACAGCGACGAAAAGAAAAAGCTGATTGCAGCCGTGTCGCCCATTCAGCAGGCTCCGCTTTACGTAGACGATAACGCAGATCTCGGTATCATGGAACTTATGAGTAAGGCCCGCCAGCTCAAGCGTAAGGGCAAACTCGACTTGCTGATTATCGACTACCTGCAGCTCATGAAGACGGGCAAAGAAGAAAACCGCGCCGTGGCTATCGGTGCAATCTCCCGTGGCCTCAAGATTCTGGCGAAGGAAATGCAGATTCCGGTCATCGCGCTCGCACAGCTTAGCCGTAAGGTCGAAGAAAAGGGGCGCGAACGTCCGCAGCTTTCTGACTTGCGTGAATCGGGTTCTATCGAACAGGATGCTGACATGGTGTGGTTCGTGGAACGTAAGTTCGTACAGACTCACCGCGAAGAAGATAAGCATACTGCGGAACTGATTGTGGCAAAGCACCGTAACGGTTCGGTGAAGGATATTCCCATGACCTTCATTCCGGAATACACAACGTTCTACGATTTCACTCCTGAAAGCGAAGGCGGTGGCGAAGCTTATGCTTACGACGATGCCGGCGATATGGGACCAGCTGATTTCGGAAGTTACTAAGGAGTCCTAGATGCAGTTAGTATTAGCCCCATTTATCTGGTTTGGCGAGGTTCTCGTAACCGGTATTTCGGCTATTGGCGAAGTTATCTGCATCTTGTTGAATACTCTCAAGCAGCTCCGCTTTATCCACAAGAATCCGGTGCTTATTGTCAAGCAGATGATTTCGATTGGCGTGTCATCGCTTCCGCTGTTGTTCGTGACGTCTATCTTTACGGGCATGGTGGCTACGGTGCAGGCCGAATTCGAATTCCACAATCTGGTGGCCGATAAGTTCGTGGGTACTGCCGCCTGTAAGATGATTCTGATTGAGCTTGGCCCCTTGCTGACGGCGATTGTGCTTTCGGGCCGCGTGGGGTCTGCTATTGCGG from Fibrobacter sp. UWT2 harbors:
- a CDS encoding sigma-54 dependent transcriptional regulator — its product is MNILIADLDQKFIDDIQHSWSVAGTTLFTCTRESDLMPIVKKDSIDLAFIEVPFLMQDNMDMVSFLKERHPGIEIFVLCDDRNWQGAAAAITRGANTFLKKPISISQLESTAQKVRAQQLNKSNNQLMESQVLDGLLGNTPEMRKILKTVYKVAPTNSTVLITGESGSGKEFLANVIHRYSKRAAEPFVAVNCGAIPENLVESELFGSKKGSYTGSTADKKGLFESANGGTLFLDEVGELSAATQVKLLRFLQSHEIRRVGDTQPQYLDVRVLAATNRDLQEAMQEGRFREDLYYRLNTFHLLLPPLRERKPALPNLIKYFILKNKDAQGKEIVDLEPAALYALTKYSYPGNIRELENIIEHATVLAEGGVIRLEDLPEEVQAYACEQTMAIPHIKGDHNAEPQVIEAESVEVPGISFESGKSEKKAAAESEADGELLSLEEMERRHILRALSVCNGNRTEVCKRLGISRATLWRKLKELKITMDGDDA
- the dnaB gene encoding replicative DNA helicase, whose product is MPDFENQHNSYEGRQVPMDLDAERCLLGSILRDPDVMGNAIMIIKDESFFYLEKHQLIWTALCTLNRNVTPIDLVTLAAELETMDKLKLVGGREYLFELMESVASSANADWHIELLRKKATLRKLIKSSSAVIKNAMDPAAVPDEVLQDAERDIFAIADDQIRDSLKPIQNFVTPLLERLNNRKDGITGIRTGITELDELTNGLQKSDLIILAARPGVGKTSFALTIAANAAINFHQNVAFFSLEMDGVQLAQRLLCSQAQIDQSKLRNGYLNSDEKKKLIAAVSPIQQAPLYVDDNADLGIMELMSKARQLKRKGKLDLLIIDYLQLMKTGKEENRAVAIGAISRGLKILAKEMQIPVIALAQLSRKVEEKGRERPQLSDLRESGSIEQDADMVWFVERKFVQTHREEDKHTAELIVAKHRNGSVKDIPMTFIPEYTTFYDFTPESEGGGEAYAYDDAGDMGPADFGSY